In one window of Methanoculleus chikugoensis DNA:
- a CDS encoding DNA-directed DNA polymerase, whose protein sequence is MSVTTVLDDFGKMRVGIHQVEYSVGADTPVVHIFGRDASGKAIQVRVTGFRPYFYVPADQVDGRSLPREIVDVDRNTDYRSIQGVPLRRLYTRRPGDVRAVRDDFKQHYEADIPFTTRFMIDRGLTAGVELPADAVALLDGAFEVEYSDLAPAEIKAPARTCIMDIECVDEEGFPEPERDPIICVTCWDSFDGDYLTLLWQPGAAAGDVPDLSVNERHRVVRYPDEASMLRGLVAYTRERDPDILSGWNFVEFDIPYIVKRMAALGLPAEDLARIPGQTERNAIRGRSIFDLLGAYRKMHQAQKESYRLDAVAEEELGVTKVRYTGTITELWRSDPKRLVEYNCRDVELCVGIDQKNNIIEFYREIARYVGCPLDRTLNSSNVIDIYVLRKASGRFVLPSKGLAAGDEFEGATVFEPATGLRENVVVLDLKSLYPMAMMTINASPETKNPDGELRAPNGVRFSRKPDGLTRSIIAELLEERDERKRLRNLYPFGSPEYVLYDLQQNVLKVIMNSYYGVSGYTRFRLYDREIGSAVTSVGRAIIRHTRDVITGLGYTVLYGDTDSCMVQVPPGNLEETIARARAIEAKLNASYGGFAKTELAADTHYFSIKFEKVYRRFFQAGKKKRYAGHLVWKEGKDVDEVDVVGFEIRRSDSPQITREVQRAVIEMILRGDAFSDVQAYLRDVIRKYRRGEYSLDEAGIPGGIGKNLDSYENDDAHIRGAKYSNEHLGTDFKRGSKPKRVYIKNVTEKYPRTDVVCFEYADQVPPEFVVDWETMLEKTLKSPLSRIIEPLGWDWHDVDPTRTTLFDFGM, encoded by the coding sequence ATGAGCGTTACGACCGTCCTCGACGACTTCGGGAAGATGCGTGTCGGCATTCATCAGGTGGAGTACAGCGTCGGTGCCGATACCCCGGTCGTTCACATCTTCGGACGGGACGCATCCGGGAAGGCCATCCAGGTCCGGGTGACCGGTTTTCGGCCTTACTTCTACGTGCCTGCCGATCAGGTGGACGGCAGATCCCTCCCCCGGGAGATCGTCGACGTTGACCGGAATACGGACTACCGCTCCATCCAGGGCGTTCCCCTCCGGCGGCTCTACACCCGGCGTCCCGGCGACGTCCGTGCCGTCCGCGATGACTTTAAGCAGCACTATGAGGCCGATATCCCGTTTACCACCCGGTTCATGATAGACCGCGGCCTTACCGCCGGTGTCGAACTCCCGGCCGATGCTGTTGCATTGCTTGATGGTGCTTTTGAGGTCGAGTACTCCGACCTCGCGCCGGCCGAGATCAAGGCTCCCGCCCGGACGTGCATCATGGATATCGAGTGCGTGGACGAGGAGGGGTTCCCCGAGCCCGAGCGCGACCCGATCATCTGCGTCACCTGCTGGGACTCGTTCGACGGCGACTACCTGACCCTCCTCTGGCAGCCCGGCGCGGCGGCGGGCGACGTGCCCGACCTCTCTGTCAACGAGCGGCACCGGGTCGTCCGGTACCCGGACGAGGCCTCGATGCTCCGCGGGCTCGTCGCCTACACGAGGGAGCGCGACCCGGATATCCTCTCGGGCTGGAACTTCGTGGAGTTCGATATCCCCTACATCGTGAAACGGATGGCGGCGCTTGGTCTCCCGGCCGAGGATCTTGCCCGTATCCCCGGGCAGACCGAACGAAACGCCATCCGTGGGCGTTCGATCTTCGATCTCCTCGGTGCCTACCGGAAGATGCACCAGGCGCAGAAGGAGTCCTACCGGCTCGACGCGGTCGCCGAAGAGGAACTCGGGGTGACGAAGGTCCGCTACACCGGGACGATCACCGAGCTCTGGCGGTCGGACCCGAAGCGGCTCGTGGAGTACAACTGCCGCGACGTCGAACTCTGCGTCGGGATCGATCAAAAGAACAACATCATCGAGTTCTACCGGGAGATCGCCAGGTACGTCGGGTGCCCGCTCGATCGGACGCTGAACTCCTCGAACGTCATCGACATCTACGTCCTGCGGAAGGCATCGGGAAGGTTTGTCCTCCCCTCCAAGGGCCTCGCCGCCGGGGACGAGTTCGAGGGGGCGACCGTCTTTGAGCCTGCGACGGGCCTCCGGGAGAACGTGGTGGTCCTCGACTTAAAGTCCCTCTACCCGATGGCGATGATGACGATCAACGCCTCGCCCGAGACGAAGAACCCGGACGGCGAACTGCGGGCGCCGAACGGCGTCCGGTTCTCCCGGAAACCGGACGGGTTGACGCGGAGCATCATCGCCGAACTCCTCGAAGAGCGGGACGAGCGAAAGCGCCTCCGAAATCTTTACCCCTTCGGGTCGCCGGAGTACGTCCTCTACGACCTCCAGCAGAACGTCCTGAAGGTGATCATGAACTCCTACTACGGGGTCTCGGGCTACACCCGGTTCAGGCTCTACGACCGCGAGATCGGGTCGGCCGTCACGTCGGTCGGCCGGGCGATCATCAGGCACACCCGGGATGTCATCACCGGTCTCGGCTACACCGTCCTCTACGGCGATACCGACTCCTGTATGGTGCAGGTTCCGCCGGGGAACCTCGAAGAGACGATCGCCCGTGCGAGGGCAATCGAGGCGAAGCTGAACGCGAGCTACGGCGGCTTCGCGAAGACCGAGCTCGCCGCCGATACGCACTACTTCTCCATCAAGTTCGAGAAGGTCTACCGCCGCTTCTTCCAGGCAGGCAAGAAGAAGCGCTACGCCGGGCACCTGGTCTGGAAAGAGGGCAAGGACGTCGACGAGGTGGATGTCGTCGGCTTCGAGATCCGGCGGAGCGACTCCCCGCAGATCACGCGGGAGGTGCAGCGCGCCGTCATCGAGATGATCCTCCGCGGGGACGCGTTCAGCGACGTGCAGGCCTACCTGCGCGACGTTATCAGGAAGTACCGCCGCGGAGAGTACTCGCTCGACGAGGCCGGTATTCCAGGCGGGATCGGGAAGAACCTCGATAGTTACGAGAACGACGACGCCCACATCCGGGGCGCCAAGTACTCGAACGAGCATCTCGGGACCGACTTCAAGCGGGGCAGCAAGCCAAAACGGGTCTACATCAAGAACGTCACGGAGAAGTACCCGAGGACGGACGTGGTCTGCTTCGAGTACGCCGACCAGGTGCCGCCCGAGTTCGTCGTCGATTGGGAGACGATGCTTGAAAAGACGCTCAAGAGTCCCCTCTCGCGGATCATCGAGCCGCTCGGGTGGGACTGGCACGACGTCGACCCGACACGGACGACGCTCTTTGACTTCGGGATGTGA
- a CDS encoding small ribosomal subunit Rsm22 family protein, with protein sequence MSERGSVEGPLAVDDAGRERQLAFFEEPAIPDYIQRLVESYIEKKTGKPWDDPVVLDRMRNAILAQKSRYWKEKRVSYRKAYQVLGYLAYHAPVYLVQFEHILWQIIDRGLAKPHMRILDLGTGPGVVPLAVIDLLGRLGSGSAEVYAVEQSEEHFEAYNALVPAAAAARGNAVRVEKPIRADIGALEAGDLPDRIDLMVFSNVLNELRHLDIDRRADLVAGLADRLSPDGTIVVVEPADLANSTAMRQTVRAIAERGPAIYSPCSFIRGTACNPVRCWTFEQKGDIRPTRLMERLAAGKDGYRFINVDIKYSSALLRKDAKKQHAYRVPPGAKFARLSHLRRHRDKKINVVAALMSGNLGDNRTKVYKVCDGTPADPTYAVVPATLRGANRDALEGLPYGDIVRLYGVLVRFNRDHDAYNLVVLPGTRIEPVGRPGGEGTEIA encoded by the coding sequence ATGAGCGAGCGGGGTAGCGTTGAAGGGCCGTTAGCGGTCGACGATGCCGGGCGCGAGCGGCAGCTCGCGTTCTTTGAGGAGCCGGCGATCCCGGACTACATCCAGCGTCTGGTCGAGTCCTACATCGAGAAGAAGACCGGGAAACCGTGGGACGACCCGGTCGTGCTCGACCGGATGCGTAACGCCATCCTCGCCCAGAAGAGCCGGTACTGGAAAGAGAAGCGGGTGAGTTACCGGAAGGCCTACCAGGTTCTCGGCTACCTGGCCTACCACGCGCCGGTCTACCTGGTGCAGTTCGAGCACATCCTCTGGCAGATCATCGACCGCGGGCTCGCAAAACCTCATATGCGCATCCTCGATCTCGGCACCGGACCGGGAGTCGTGCCGCTCGCCGTCATCGATCTCCTCGGGCGGCTCGGGAGCGGCTCCGCAGAGGTCTATGCCGTCGAGCAATCGGAGGAGCACTTCGAGGCCTACAACGCCCTCGTCCCGGCAGCCGCCGCGGCGCGAGGCAACGCCGTGCGGGTGGAAAAACCCATCCGTGCCGACATCGGGGCGCTCGAGGCCGGGGACCTGCCCGACCGGATTGACCTCATGGTCTTCTCGAACGTCCTGAACGAACTCCGCCATCTCGATATCGACCGGCGCGCCGACCTCGTCGCCGGTCTCGCCGACCGGCTTTCGCCCGACGGGACGATCGTCGTCGTGGAGCCGGCCGACCTCGCCAACTCTACCGCCATGCGGCAGACCGTGCGGGCGATCGCGGAGCGCGGCCCTGCGATCTACAGCCCCTGCTCGTTCATCCGGGGAACCGCCTGCAACCCCGTCCGATGCTGGACATTCGAGCAGAAAGGCGACATCCGGCCGACCCGGTTGATGGAGCGCCTCGCAGCGGGGAAAGACGGCTACCGGTTCATCAACGTCGATATCAAGTACTCCTCAGCGCTCCTGCGGAAAGATGCAAAGAAGCAGCACGCCTACCGCGTCCCGCCGGGGGCGAAGTTCGCCCGCCTCTCGCACCTCCGCCGGCATCGCGACAAAAAGATCAACGTCGTCGCCGCGCTGATGTCCGGCAACCTCGGCGACAACCGGACGAAGGTCTACAAGGTCTGCGACGGGACGCCTGCGGACCCCACCTACGCCGTCGTCCCGGCGACCCTCCGCGGCGCGAACCGCGACGCGCTCGAAGGTCTCCCCTACGGCGATATCGTCCGGCTCTACGGGGTTCTCGTCCGGTTCAACCGCGACCATGATGCCTATAATCTGGTCGTCCTGCCGGGGACACGGATCGAGCCGGTCGGGCGTCCGGGGGGAGAGGGGACGGAGATAGCGTAG
- a CDS encoding malate dehydrogenase — protein sequence MTSLAILGVGKVGGETAFLSAALGLVDEIVVYDVYEPLLRAQVLDLQHTGIDIAIVTETAAIRDADIFVFAAGTPRTPDIKTRADLLDANIPVAKRCSEFLQGFPGVVISVTNPMDANNYGLWKMMGIDRHRCIGFGGQLDSARFARYLDEAGKPGPAWVLGEHGEHQVPLFSKAGADLGIEEREAILSRMRGASMEVIRGKGGTVFGPAYHVTMLIRAILDDRREVLPCSCVLDGEYGLSGCSLGVPARIGREGILGIEEWDLDTWESAKMAEAGAFVRDLCRRFDG from the coding sequence ATGACCTCGCTTGCAATCTTGGGCGTCGGAAAGGTGGGGGGCGAAACGGCGTTCCTCTCCGCCGCGCTCGGTCTCGTAGACGAGATCGTCGTCTACGACGTATACGAGCCCCTCCTCCGGGCGCAGGTGCTCGACCTGCAGCACACGGGTATCGACATCGCGATCGTCACTGAAACGGCCGCGATACGGGATGCCGATATATTCGTCTTTGCGGCAGGCACCCCGAGGACACCGGATATCAAGACCCGGGCAGACCTCCTCGATGCCAACATACCGGTGGCGAAGCGGTGCAGCGAGTTCCTGCAGGGATTCCCCGGAGTCGTCATCTCCGTCACGAACCCGATGGACGCGAACAACTACGGCCTCTGGAAGATGATGGGCATCGACCGGCACCGGTGCATCGGTTTCGGAGGCCAGCTCGACAGCGCGCGATTTGCCCGCTACCTCGATGAAGCGGGGAAACCGGGACCCGCCTGGGTGCTCGGCGAGCATGGCGAACATCAGGTGCCGCTCTTCTCGAAGGCCGGGGCTGATCTCGGTATCGAAGAGCGGGAGGCAATCCTCTCCCGGATGCGTGGGGCGAGCATGGAGGTGATCCGCGGCAAAGGGGGGACGGTCTTCGGGCCTGCGTACCACGTCACCATGCTGATCCGGGCGATCCTCGACGACCGGCGCGAGGTGCTCCCCTGCTCGTGCGTGCTCGACGGCGAATACGGTCTTTCCGGCTGCTCCCTCGGCGTCCCCGCCCGGATAGGCCGCGAGGGCATCCTCGGCATCGAGGAGTGGGATCTCGATACCTGGGAGTCCGCAAAGATGGCGGAGGCGGGGGCGTTTGTCAGGGACCTCTGCAGGAGATTCGATGGCTGA
- a CDS encoding carbohydrate-binding domain-containing protein codes for MKHLVVLIIGLLLIPSGVQALTFLGGGQQVIDTPIPDDVVASGGSVTVNAPVDSLTVAGGMVTVDAPVAGDVIAAGGTLVINGDVGGKVLAAGGDIELNGNATNALITGGTVRIGGNAVIERDAFISAGEVTNAGSVLRNLTVSGETFNNPGTAGNVTFEEPPEPGLLPDLFSVLFAVGFLILGLLLIRGFPDLFAAVVGQVEKSPVLLTVLGFVAIVVSAIILVIIAITIVGLPIALVAGMLFIVALMLSSLFVAYALGDVIASRAGWSPGRSWIFVLGFVILQVLIFIPLLGAIVQIIAVSLGYGGLLYALRSASPFRAGGGGA; via the coding sequence ATGAAGCATCTGGTAGTGCTGATTATCGGCCTGCTGCTCATCCCGTCCGGAGTTCAGGCGCTCACCTTCCTCGGCGGGGGTCAGCAGGTGATCGACACCCCCATCCCCGACGACGTGGTCGCTTCGGGCGGATCCGTGACAGTCAACGCCCCCGTAGACAGCCTGACGGTCGCCGGGGGCATGGTGACGGTGGATGCGCCGGTCGCCGGCGACGTCATCGCCGCGGGAGGAACCCTGGTCATCAACGGCGATGTCGGCGGAAAGGTGCTTGCCGCCGGGGGCGATATCGAACTGAACGGGAACGCGACGAACGCCCTCATCACCGGGGGCACGGTCAGGATCGGGGGGAATGCCGTCATAGAGCGCGACGCGTTCATCTCGGCGGGAGAGGTCACCAACGCAGGATCGGTTCTCCGCAACCTGACGGTATCGGGCGAGACGTTCAACAATCCCGGCACGGCCGGGAACGTGACGTTCGAAGAGCCGCCGGAGCCCGGACTGCTGCCCGACCTCTTCTCGGTGCTCTTCGCCGTCGGGTTCCTTATCCTCGGGCTCCTCCTCATCCGGGGGTTCCCCGACCTCTTTGCGGCGGTGGTCGGGCAGGTCGAGAAGAGTCCGGTTCTCCTGACGGTTCTCGGGTTCGTCGCGATCGTCGTATCGGCGATCATCCTCGTCATCATCGCGATCACGATCGTCGGCCTCCCCATCGCACTCGTCGCAGGAATGCTCTTCATCGTCGCCCTGATGCTCTCGTCGCTCTTTGTTGCATACGCCCTCGGGGACGTCATCGCCTCCCGGGCAGGGTGGAGCCCGGGGCGTTCGTGGATATTTGTCCTGGGGTTCGTGATCCTGCAGGTCCTCATCTTCATCCCGCTGCTCGGGGCGATCGTTCAGATTATCGCGGTCAGTCTCGGTTACGGCGGGCTGCTCTACGCGCTCAGGAGTGCCTCTCCGTTCCGTGCCGGCGGTGGCGGGGCGTAA
- a CDS encoding indolepyruvate oxidoreductase subunit beta: protein MKPSFDVLIVGIGGQGTVLASNVLGEACIIEKRAVRSAETHGMAQRGGSVESHIRIDGEHGSLIVPGTADLLVAFDLLEALRYRHYLPAGGRLVVNRNLVVPTSVYQQGIDVPDEESILAALADLDVTCIDAAALAEEAGSILSQNIVMLGAASGEIPLRPETLEEAVRRCVPPKTVEANTAAFRLGREKGAGTP from the coding sequence ATGAAGCCCTCGTTCGACGTCCTGATCGTCGGGATCGGCGGCCAGGGAACCGTTCTTGCCTCGAACGTCCTCGGCGAGGCCTGCATCATCGAGAAACGGGCAGTCCGGAGCGCCGAGACCCACGGGATGGCGCAGCGCGGCGGGTCGGTGGAGAGCCACATCCGGATCGACGGGGAGCACGGCTCCCTGATCGTGCCGGGGACGGCCGATCTCCTCGTCGCCTTCGACCTCCTCGAAGCGCTCCGCTACCGGCATTACCTCCCGGCAGGTGGGAGGCTTGTCGTGAACCGGAACCTGGTCGTTCCGACGTCGGTCTACCAGCAGGGCATCGACGTCCCCGACGAGGAGAGCATCCTCGCCGCACTCGCCGACCTCGACGTCACCTGCATCGACGCCGCGGCCCTCGCAGAGGAGGCAGGGAGCATCCTCTCGCAGAACATCGTGATGCTCGGGGCGGCGTCGGGCGAGATCCCGCTCCGGCCCGAGACCCTCGAAGAGGCGGTGCGGCGATGCGTGCCGCCAAAGACCGTCGAGGCCAACACCGCGGCCTTCCGGCTCGGCCGGGAGAAGGGCGCCGGCACGCCCTGA
- a CDS encoding dihydroorotate dehydrogenase produces MVALYPGPIEVGGIRLRNHLLLAAGILGTTGASLARILANGAGGVVTKSIGPSPKEGHPGPCLVVVDGGIINAMGLPNPSAAFVEELAALQSEPVIVSIFGGTPEEFRTVAGWFAGKASGLELNLSCPHAEGYGAAIGSDPALVEECTRAVASLGVPTWVKLTPNVANIAEIGAAAERGGADAIVAINTVKAMRISTALRRPVLGNRFGGLSGKAIFPVAVRCVYDLYEACSIPIVGCGGISTADNVVEMMMAGASAVEIGSAVVDDIGIFAAIVNDLYNPDGIDADEIVGCAHA; encoded by the coding sequence ATGGTTGCGCTTTATCCAGGCCCCATCGAGGTCGGCGGCATCCGGTTGAGGAACCACCTGCTGCTCGCGGCCGGCATCCTCGGCACCACCGGGGCGTCGCTCGCCCGTATCCTCGCGAACGGAGCGGGCGGTGTGGTCACGAAATCCATCGGCCCGAGCCCGAAAGAGGGGCACCCCGGCCCCTGCCTAGTCGTGGTCGACGGCGGCATCATCAACGCCATGGGCCTGCCGAACCCCTCGGCCGCGTTTGTGGAGGAACTGGCCGCCCTTCAAAGCGAGCCGGTGATCGTGAGCATCTTCGGGGGAACACCCGAAGAGTTCCGGACGGTCGCCGGGTGGTTTGCCGGTAAGGCCTCGGGGCTCGAACTGAACCTCTCCTGCCCCCACGCGGAGGGCTACGGGGCGGCCATCGGGAGCGACCCGGCTCTCGTGGAGGAGTGTACCCGGGCTGTAGCCTCCCTCGGGGTTCCGACCTGGGTGAAACTCACCCCGAACGTCGCCAATATCGCCGAGATCGGAGCGGCGGCGGAGCGTGGCGGGGCGGACGCGATCGTCGCGATCAATACCGTGAAAGCGATGCGGATATCGACGGCGCTCCGCCGGCCGGTGCTCGGGAACCGGTTCGGCGGGCTCTCGGGGAAAGCCATCTTCCCCGTCGCGGTCCGGTGCGTCTACGACCTCTACGAGGCGTGCTCCATCCCGATCGTCGGGTGCGGCGGGATCTCCACCGCCGACAACGTCGTCGAGATGATGATGGCGGGTGCGAGCGCCGTCGAGATCGGGAGCGCGGTCGTCGACGACATCGGCATCTTTGCCGCGATTGTAAACGATCTCTACAATCCTGACGGCATCGACGCGGACGAGATCGTGGGGTGCGCCCATGCATGA
- a CDS encoding WD40 repeat domain-containing protein encodes MRSGRAIQGNRAGRIATPLLLFCCLVAALCGVVSADKGDYVPVWSLGASGPVSSVAVTHDGSTIVASAGSMVYLLDRQGNVLWQNSAGARVNGVGISPEGSWIGVAADKLYLYNRDGDLLWTVKTSFIYRSVDLSSNGMYVAAGCDNGAVYIFDRNKKQLWDYDMGTDSYGLAISENGRRIAIGCDNQGVYLLNSREGESWSYGTGRLVRGIALTPDGRFVAAGSVDRCLYLSTGEGEHLWKYPVGDAVVSTALTNEADRIFAAAGKMIHVIDRTGVEVQKIGLGGRAESVAVTPDGSFLVVGGGEGDRSIRLFTNDPDLVETWNPPEAVINETEQPGEATAGVTASPAPGNTSTDTGAEVGAAAREEVPITSRVFGWVENIISLLFKPQEDFLA; translated from the coding sequence ATGCGTTCCGGGCGTGCGATCCAGGGAAATCGAGCAGGACGTATAGCGACACCGCTCCTTCTCTTCTGCTGTCTTGTTGCAGCCCTGTGCGGGGTTGTCTCCGCCGACAAGGGGGATTACGTTCCCGTCTGGAGCCTGGGGGCAAGCGGCCCGGTCAGTTCCGTGGCGGTCACGCACGACGGTTCCACGATCGTTGCCTCTGCAGGTTCGATGGTCTACCTTCTCGACCGGCAGGGCAACGTCCTCTGGCAGAACTCTGCCGGAGCGCGTGTGAACGGCGTCGGGATATCGCCCGAAGGGTCGTGGATCGGCGTTGCTGCGGACAAACTCTACCTCTACAACCGGGACGGAGACCTGCTCTGGACAGTGAAGACATCTTTTATCTATCGGAGCGTGGATCTCTCGTCGAACGGGATGTATGTCGCCGCCGGCTGCGATAACGGTGCGGTCTACATCTTTGATCGGAACAAGAAGCAACTCTGGGACTACGATATGGGAACCGACAGTTACGGTCTCGCGATATCGGAGAACGGCCGCAGGATCGCGATCGGCTGCGATAACCAGGGGGTATACCTCCTCAACAGCAGGGAAGGAGAGTCCTGGAGTTACGGAACCGGCAGACTGGTGAGGGGGATTGCCCTCACCCCCGACGGGCGGTTCGTGGCGGCCGGGTCGGTCGACCGGTGCCTCTACCTCTCCACGGGGGAGGGCGAACACCTCTGGAAATACCCCGTGGGCGATGCCGTCGTCTCGACGGCCCTGACGAACGAGGCTGACAGGATCTTCGCTGCAGCCGGCAAGATGATCCATGTCATCGACCGCACGGGAGTCGAGGTCCAGAAGATCGGCCTTGGCGGCCGCGCGGAGTCCGTCGCGGTGACCCCCGACGGTTCGTTCCTCGTCGTCGGGGGCGGCGAGGGCGATCGCTCAATCCGTCTCTTCACAAACGATCCGGACCTGGTCGAGACCTGGAATCCGCCGGAGGCCGTTATCAACGAGACCGAACAGCCGGGAGAGGCGACGGCAGGCGTGACCGCCTCCCCGGCACCCGGGAACACCAGCACGGATACAGGGGCGGAAGTGGGCGCCGCGGCCCGGGAAGAAGTCCCGATAACCTCAAGGGTCTTCGGGTGGGTGGAGAACATCATCTCCCTCCTCTTTAAACCCCAGGAAGACTTCCTGGCCTGA
- a CDS encoding dihydroorotate dehydrogenase electron transfer subunit yields the protein MHEQMPAGVMITEIVEETPSIRTFVFDRKIAARPGQFVMVWVPGVDEIPMGLSSPSSITVQKVGDATAALFAMHEGDRIGIRGPYGNGFSVSGRTLAIGGGVGASPLLPLVAAGQVDTFLLGARTASELLFTDRIRGAAALMIATDDGTAGHHGFVTELISRVDLADFDHICICGPEVMMAAVLAILDREGCTERGQFSINRYMKCGVGLCGSCCTDPHGLRVCRDGPVFSGDVLLDSEFGHYARDASGSRRRV from the coding sequence ATGCATGAGCAGATGCCCGCAGGGGTCATGATAACAGAGATCGTCGAGGAGACGCCGTCGATCAGGACGTTCGTCTTCGACCGGAAGATTGCAGCGAGGCCGGGCCAGTTCGTGATGGTCTGGGTCCCGGGCGTGGACGAGATCCCGATGGGCCTCTCCTCCCCGTCGTCGATAACCGTCCAGAAGGTCGGAGACGCGACCGCCGCTCTCTTTGCGATGCACGAGGGCGACCGGATCGGGATCCGCGGCCCTTACGGGAACGGCTTCTCCGTCTCCGGGAGGACGCTCGCCATCGGCGGCGGCGTCGGGGCCTCTCCGCTCCTGCCGCTTGTTGCGGCCGGGCAGGTGGACACCTTCCTCCTCGGCGCACGGACGGCCTCCGAGCTCCTCTTCACCGACCGGATACGGGGTGCGGCGGCGTTGATGATCGCGACCGACGACGGCACCGCAGGCCACCACGGGTTCGTGACGGAACTCATCTCGAGGGTGGACCTCGCCGACTTCGACCACATCTGCATCTGCGGGCCGGAGGTGATGATGGCGGCGGTCCTCGCCATCCTCGACCGGGAAGGGTGTACGGAGCGGGGGCAGTTCTCCATAAACCGCTACATGAAGTGCGGGGTCGGTCTCTGCGGGTCGTGCTGCACCGACCCGCACGGCCTGCGGGTCTGCAGGGACGGCCCCGTCTTCTCCGGCGACGTCCTGCTCGATAGCGAGTTCGGGCATTACGCGCGCGACGCGAGCGGAAGCAGGCGCCGGGTCTAG